The Manihot esculenta cultivar AM560-2 chromosome 1, M.esculenta_v8, whole genome shotgun sequence genome has a window encoding:
- the LOC110615978 gene encoding ATP-dependent zinc metalloprotease FTSH 7, chloroplastic isoform X3 → MSSMLETRRSITHTKFQANCTSNLCFVRCQSRVLLHNCSHRFVPNSTSFSSVVSSKTLLQGGGGSGVWGLGILRNQKAREYRILANTEDSDSTASSSEKRNENESEKVSNNPPNSGPKQRREKQGKSQWWSKKQSWKWQPLIQAQEIGVLLLQLGIVMLVMRLLRPGIPLPGSEPRQPTTFIGVPYSEFLNRINNNQVQKVEVDGLHIMFKLKNDGSNSYESSKVVSSKFQESESLLRSVSPTTKRIVYTTTRPIDIKTPYEKMLENQVEFGSPDRRSGGFLNFALIALFYMAVLAGLLHRFPVSFSQHPAGQIRNHKSGGSGGSKVAQLGETITFADVAGVDEAKEELEEIVEFLRNPDRYVRLGARPPRGVLLVGLPGTGKTLLAKAVAGEAEVPFISCSASEFVELYVGMGASRVRDLFARAKKEAPSIIFIDEIDAVAKSRDGKFRIISNDEREQTLNQLLTEMDGFDSNSAVIVLGATNRSDVLDPALRRPGRFDRVVMVETPDRNGREAILKVHASKKELPLEVDVDLSDIASMTTGFTGADLANLVNEAALLAGRKNKVVVEKIDFIHAVERSIAGIEKKTAKLQGSERGVVARHEVGHAVVGTAVANLLPRQPRPEKLSILPRSGGALGFTYTPPTNEDRYLLFIDELRGHLVTLLGGRAAEEVVYSGRVSTGALDDIRRATDMAYKAVAEYGLNQTIGPVSLATLSGGGMDEYGIASWGRDQGHLVDLVQKEVKVLLQSALDVALCVVRANPTVVEGLGAHLEEKEKVEGEELQRWLKLVVAPKELSLFVRA, encoded by the exons ATGTCATCAATGCTTGAAACTCGAAGGTCAATAACTCACACGAAGTTCCAAGCTAATTGCACCTCTAATTTATGCTTCGTCCGTTGCCAGTCTAGGGTACTTCTCCATAACTGTTCGCACCGTTTTGTTCCTAATTCGACGTCGTTTTCTTCGGTAGTTTCTTCCAAAACACTACTGCAAGGAGGCGGAGGGTCCGGTGTTTGGGGACTAGGTATTTTAAGGAACCAGAAGGCAAGAGAGTATAGAATTTTGGCTAACACTGAAGATAGTGATTCCACAGCAAGTTCCAGCGAGAAAAGGAACGAAAACGAAAGTGAGAAGGTCAGTAATAATCCGCCAAATTCGGGGCCAAAGCAGAGGAGAGAGAAGCAAGGGAAGAGTCAATGGTGGTCGAAGAAACAGAGCTGGAAATGGCAACCCTTGATTCAGGCGCAGGAAATCGGGGTTTTGCTTTTGCAATTAGGGATAGTTATGCTCGTAATGCGATTGCTTCGTCCTGGGATCCCTTTACCCGGGTCGGAACCGAGGCAACCGACGACTTTTATTGGCGTGCCTTACAGTGAGTTTTTGAACAGGATCAATAATAATCAAGTGCAGAAAGTGGAGGTTGATGGGTTGCATATcatgttcaaattgaaaaatgatGGGAGTAATAGTTATGAGAGTAGCAAAGTGGTCAGTAGTAAATTTCAGGAGTCGGAGTCTTTGTTGAGGAGTGTGTCACCTACTACAAAGAGGATTGTGTATACGACTACTCGACCGATTGATATCAAGACTCCCTATGAGAAAATGCTCGAGAATCAGGTGGAATTTGGATCCCCTGATAGGAGGTCCGGCGGATTCCTCAACTTCGCATTG ATAGCTTTATTCTATATGGCTGTGCTTGCAGGGCTTCTTCACCGGTTCCCTGTTAGCTTTTCACAG CATCCAGCTGGCCAAATTAGGAACCACAAGTCTGGAGGTTCTGGAGGTTCAAAAGTAGCACAGCTAGGAGAAACAATCACTTTTGCTGATGTTGCTGGTGTTGATGAAGCTAAAGAAGAGCTGGAAGAGATTGTG GAATTCCTCAGGAATCCAGACAGGTATGTACGACTTGGTGCTCGCCCTCCTAGAGGTGTTCTCTTG GTGGGGCTTCCTGGTACTGGTAAAACTCTTCTTGCAAAGGCTGTTGCTGGAGAAGCAGAAGTGCCATTTATTAGTTGTTCTGCAAGTGAATTTGTGGAATTATATGTTGGCATGGGCGCCTCCCGTGTGAGAGATCTCTTTGCTCGGGCAAAGAAAGAAGCACcatcaataatttttattgatgaG ATAGATGCTGTTGCAAAAAGTCGTGATGGAAAATTTCGCATTATCAGCAATGATGAACGGGAGCAAACTTTGAATCAGTTGCTCACT GAAATGGATGGGTTTGACAGCAACTCTGCTGTGATTGTTCTTGGTGCAACAAATAGATCAGATGTCTTAGATCCTGCACTTCGTCGTCCAGGAAGATTTGACCGTGTGGTTATG GTGGAAACACCTGATAGGAATGGAAGAGAAGCCATATTAAAAGTGCATGCTTCCAAGAAAGAACTCCCTCTTGAAGTAGATGTTGACCTTAGTGACATTGCATCTATGACTACTGGTTTTACTGG GGCTGATCTTGCAAATCTGGTCAATGAAGCTGCTTTACTTGCTGGAAGGAAGAACAAAGTAGTTGTGGAGAAGATTGATTTCATTCATGCAGTGGAGCGGTCAATAGct GGCATTGAGAAAAAGACTGCCAAGTTACAAGGAAGTGAGAGGGGTGTGGTTGCACGTCATGAAGTTGGTCATGCAGTAGTAGGTACTGCAGTTGCTAACCTCCTTCCAAGACAACCACGCCCTGAG AAGTTAAGCATATTGCCAAGATCAGGAGGGGCATTAGGCTTTACTTATACACCTCCAACAAATGAGGACAGATATTTGCTCTTCATTGATGAATTACGTGGTCATTTGGTTACACTTCTTGGAGGACGTGCAGCAGAAGAAGTTGTGTATTCAGGTCGTGTCTCAACAGGTGCACTGGATGATATACGACGAGCTACTGACATGGCATATAAGGCAGTAGCAGAATATGGTCTTAATCAGACAATAGGGCCTGTGTCTCTAGCAACACTTTCTGGAGGTGGGATGGATGAGTATGGAATTGCTTCATGGGGAAGGGATCAG GGGCATCTTGTCGATCTTGTTCAAAAAGAGGTAAAAGTATTGTTGCAATCTGCCCTAGATGTAGCACTTTGTGTTGTTCGTGCTAATCCTACTGTCGTGGAAGGGCTTGGTGCCCATCTAGAAG AAAAGGAGAAAGTAGAAGGTGAGGAGCTGCAGAGGTGGTTAAAATTGGTAGTTGCTCCAAAAGAGCTCTCACTCTTCGTTAGAG CCTAA
- the LOC110615978 gene encoding ATP-dependent zinc metalloprotease FTSH 7, chloroplastic isoform X2, giving the protein MSSMLETRRSITHTKFQANCTSNLCFVRCQSRVLLHNCSHRFVPNSTSFSSVVSSKTLLQGGGGSGVWGLGILRNQKAREYRILANTEDSDSTASSSEKRNENESEKVSNNPPNSGPKQRREKQGKSQWWSKKQSWKWQPLIQAQEIGVLLLQLGIVMLVMRLLRPGIPLPGSEPRQPTTFIGVPYSEFLNRINNNQVQKVEVDGLHIMFKLKNDGSNSYESSKVVSSKFQESESLLRSVSPTTKRIVYTTTRPIDIKTPYEKMLENQVEFGSPDRRSGGFLNFALIALFYMAVLAGLLHRFPVSFSQHPAGQIRNHKSGGSGGSKVAQLGETITFADVAGVDEAKEELEEIVEFLRNPDRYVRLGARPPRGVLLVGLPGTGKTLLAKAVAGEAEVPFISCSASEFVELYVGMGASRVRDLFARAKKEAPSIIFIDEIDAVAKSRDGKFRIISNDEREQTLNQLLTEMDGFDSNSAVIVLGATNRSDVLDPALRRPGRFDRVVETPDRNGREAILKVHASKKELPLEVDVDLSDIASMTTGFTGADLANLVNEAALLAGRKNKVVVEKIDFIHAVERSIAGIEKKTAKLQGSERGVVARHEVGHAVVGTAVANLLPRQPRPEKLSILPRSGGALGFTYTPPTNEDRYLLFIDELRGHLVTLLGGRAAEEVVYSGRVSTGALDDIRRATDMAYKAVAEYGLNQTIGPVSLATLSGGGMDEYGIASWGRDQGHLVDLVQKEVKVLLQSALDVALCVVRANPTVVEGLGAHLEEKEKVEGEELQRWLKLVVAPKELSLFVRGEKESLLPQQTGL; this is encoded by the exons ATGTCATCAATGCTTGAAACTCGAAGGTCAATAACTCACACGAAGTTCCAAGCTAATTGCACCTCTAATTTATGCTTCGTCCGTTGCCAGTCTAGGGTACTTCTCCATAACTGTTCGCACCGTTTTGTTCCTAATTCGACGTCGTTTTCTTCGGTAGTTTCTTCCAAAACACTACTGCAAGGAGGCGGAGGGTCCGGTGTTTGGGGACTAGGTATTTTAAGGAACCAGAAGGCAAGAGAGTATAGAATTTTGGCTAACACTGAAGATAGTGATTCCACAGCAAGTTCCAGCGAGAAAAGGAACGAAAACGAAAGTGAGAAGGTCAGTAATAATCCGCCAAATTCGGGGCCAAAGCAGAGGAGAGAGAAGCAAGGGAAGAGTCAATGGTGGTCGAAGAAACAGAGCTGGAAATGGCAACCCTTGATTCAGGCGCAGGAAATCGGGGTTTTGCTTTTGCAATTAGGGATAGTTATGCTCGTAATGCGATTGCTTCGTCCTGGGATCCCTTTACCCGGGTCGGAACCGAGGCAACCGACGACTTTTATTGGCGTGCCTTACAGTGAGTTTTTGAACAGGATCAATAATAATCAAGTGCAGAAAGTGGAGGTTGATGGGTTGCATATcatgttcaaattgaaaaatgatGGGAGTAATAGTTATGAGAGTAGCAAAGTGGTCAGTAGTAAATTTCAGGAGTCGGAGTCTTTGTTGAGGAGTGTGTCACCTACTACAAAGAGGATTGTGTATACGACTACTCGACCGATTGATATCAAGACTCCCTATGAGAAAATGCTCGAGAATCAGGTGGAATTTGGATCCCCTGATAGGAGGTCCGGCGGATTCCTCAACTTCGCATTG ATAGCTTTATTCTATATGGCTGTGCTTGCAGGGCTTCTTCACCGGTTCCCTGTTAGCTTTTCACAG CATCCAGCTGGCCAAATTAGGAACCACAAGTCTGGAGGTTCTGGAGGTTCAAAAGTAGCACAGCTAGGAGAAACAATCACTTTTGCTGATGTTGCTGGTGTTGATGAAGCTAAAGAAGAGCTGGAAGAGATTGTG GAATTCCTCAGGAATCCAGACAGGTATGTACGACTTGGTGCTCGCCCTCCTAGAGGTGTTCTCTTG GTGGGGCTTCCTGGTACTGGTAAAACTCTTCTTGCAAAGGCTGTTGCTGGAGAAGCAGAAGTGCCATTTATTAGTTGTTCTGCAAGTGAATTTGTGGAATTATATGTTGGCATGGGCGCCTCCCGTGTGAGAGATCTCTTTGCTCGGGCAAAGAAAGAAGCACcatcaataatttttattgatgaG ATAGATGCTGTTGCAAAAAGTCGTGATGGAAAATTTCGCATTATCAGCAATGATGAACGGGAGCAAACTTTGAATCAGTTGCTCACT GAAATGGATGGGTTTGACAGCAACTCTGCTGTGATTGTTCTTGGTGCAACAAATAGATCAGATGTCTTAGATCCTGCACTTCGTCGTCCAGGAAGATTTGACCGTGTG GTGGAAACACCTGATAGGAATGGAAGAGAAGCCATATTAAAAGTGCATGCTTCCAAGAAAGAACTCCCTCTTGAAGTAGATGTTGACCTTAGTGACATTGCATCTATGACTACTGGTTTTACTGG GGCTGATCTTGCAAATCTGGTCAATGAAGCTGCTTTACTTGCTGGAAGGAAGAACAAAGTAGTTGTGGAGAAGATTGATTTCATTCATGCAGTGGAGCGGTCAATAGct GGCATTGAGAAAAAGACTGCCAAGTTACAAGGAAGTGAGAGGGGTGTGGTTGCACGTCATGAAGTTGGTCATGCAGTAGTAGGTACTGCAGTTGCTAACCTCCTTCCAAGACAACCACGCCCTGAG AAGTTAAGCATATTGCCAAGATCAGGAGGGGCATTAGGCTTTACTTATACACCTCCAACAAATGAGGACAGATATTTGCTCTTCATTGATGAATTACGTGGTCATTTGGTTACACTTCTTGGAGGACGTGCAGCAGAAGAAGTTGTGTATTCAGGTCGTGTCTCAACAGGTGCACTGGATGATATACGACGAGCTACTGACATGGCATATAAGGCAGTAGCAGAATATGGTCTTAATCAGACAATAGGGCCTGTGTCTCTAGCAACACTTTCTGGAGGTGGGATGGATGAGTATGGAATTGCTTCATGGGGAAGGGATCAG GGGCATCTTGTCGATCTTGTTCAAAAAGAGGTAAAAGTATTGTTGCAATCTGCCCTAGATGTAGCACTTTGTGTTGTTCGTGCTAATCCTACTGTCGTGGAAGGGCTTGGTGCCCATCTAGAAG AAAAGGAGAAAGTAGAAGGTGAGGAGCTGCAGAGGTGGTTAAAATTGGTAGTTGCTCCAAAAGAGCTCTCACTCTTCGTTAGAGGTGAGAAAGAGTCGCTTCTCCCGCAGCAGACTGGCTTGTGA
- the LOC110615978 gene encoding ATP-dependent zinc metalloprotease FTSH 7, chloroplastic isoform X1, which translates to MSSMLETRRSITHTKFQANCTSNLCFVRCQSRVLLHNCSHRFVPNSTSFSSVVSSKTLLQGGGGSGVWGLGILRNQKAREYRILANTEDSDSTASSSEKRNENESEKVSNNPPNSGPKQRREKQGKSQWWSKKQSWKWQPLIQAQEIGVLLLQLGIVMLVMRLLRPGIPLPGSEPRQPTTFIGVPYSEFLNRINNNQVQKVEVDGLHIMFKLKNDGSNSYESSKVVSSKFQESESLLRSVSPTTKRIVYTTTRPIDIKTPYEKMLENQVEFGSPDRRSGGFLNFALIALFYMAVLAGLLHRFPVSFSQHPAGQIRNHKSGGSGGSKVAQLGETITFADVAGVDEAKEELEEIVEFLRNPDRYVRLGARPPRGVLLVGLPGTGKTLLAKAVAGEAEVPFISCSASEFVELYVGMGASRVRDLFARAKKEAPSIIFIDEIDAVAKSRDGKFRIISNDEREQTLNQLLTEMDGFDSNSAVIVLGATNRSDVLDPALRRPGRFDRVVMVETPDRNGREAILKVHASKKELPLEVDVDLSDIASMTTGFTGADLANLVNEAALLAGRKNKVVVEKIDFIHAVERSIAGIEKKTAKLQGSERGVVARHEVGHAVVGTAVANLLPRQPRPEKLSILPRSGGALGFTYTPPTNEDRYLLFIDELRGHLVTLLGGRAAEEVVYSGRVSTGALDDIRRATDMAYKAVAEYGLNQTIGPVSLATLSGGGMDEYGIASWGRDQGHLVDLVQKEVKVLLQSALDVALCVVRANPTVVEGLGAHLEEKEKVEGEELQRWLKLVVAPKELSLFVRGEKESLLPQQTGL; encoded by the exons ATGTCATCAATGCTTGAAACTCGAAGGTCAATAACTCACACGAAGTTCCAAGCTAATTGCACCTCTAATTTATGCTTCGTCCGTTGCCAGTCTAGGGTACTTCTCCATAACTGTTCGCACCGTTTTGTTCCTAATTCGACGTCGTTTTCTTCGGTAGTTTCTTCCAAAACACTACTGCAAGGAGGCGGAGGGTCCGGTGTTTGGGGACTAGGTATTTTAAGGAACCAGAAGGCAAGAGAGTATAGAATTTTGGCTAACACTGAAGATAGTGATTCCACAGCAAGTTCCAGCGAGAAAAGGAACGAAAACGAAAGTGAGAAGGTCAGTAATAATCCGCCAAATTCGGGGCCAAAGCAGAGGAGAGAGAAGCAAGGGAAGAGTCAATGGTGGTCGAAGAAACAGAGCTGGAAATGGCAACCCTTGATTCAGGCGCAGGAAATCGGGGTTTTGCTTTTGCAATTAGGGATAGTTATGCTCGTAATGCGATTGCTTCGTCCTGGGATCCCTTTACCCGGGTCGGAACCGAGGCAACCGACGACTTTTATTGGCGTGCCTTACAGTGAGTTTTTGAACAGGATCAATAATAATCAAGTGCAGAAAGTGGAGGTTGATGGGTTGCATATcatgttcaaattgaaaaatgatGGGAGTAATAGTTATGAGAGTAGCAAAGTGGTCAGTAGTAAATTTCAGGAGTCGGAGTCTTTGTTGAGGAGTGTGTCACCTACTACAAAGAGGATTGTGTATACGACTACTCGACCGATTGATATCAAGACTCCCTATGAGAAAATGCTCGAGAATCAGGTGGAATTTGGATCCCCTGATAGGAGGTCCGGCGGATTCCTCAACTTCGCATTG ATAGCTTTATTCTATATGGCTGTGCTTGCAGGGCTTCTTCACCGGTTCCCTGTTAGCTTTTCACAG CATCCAGCTGGCCAAATTAGGAACCACAAGTCTGGAGGTTCTGGAGGTTCAAAAGTAGCACAGCTAGGAGAAACAATCACTTTTGCTGATGTTGCTGGTGTTGATGAAGCTAAAGAAGAGCTGGAAGAGATTGTG GAATTCCTCAGGAATCCAGACAGGTATGTACGACTTGGTGCTCGCCCTCCTAGAGGTGTTCTCTTG GTGGGGCTTCCTGGTACTGGTAAAACTCTTCTTGCAAAGGCTGTTGCTGGAGAAGCAGAAGTGCCATTTATTAGTTGTTCTGCAAGTGAATTTGTGGAATTATATGTTGGCATGGGCGCCTCCCGTGTGAGAGATCTCTTTGCTCGGGCAAAGAAAGAAGCACcatcaataatttttattgatgaG ATAGATGCTGTTGCAAAAAGTCGTGATGGAAAATTTCGCATTATCAGCAATGATGAACGGGAGCAAACTTTGAATCAGTTGCTCACT GAAATGGATGGGTTTGACAGCAACTCTGCTGTGATTGTTCTTGGTGCAACAAATAGATCAGATGTCTTAGATCCTGCACTTCGTCGTCCAGGAAGATTTGACCGTGTGGTTATG GTGGAAACACCTGATAGGAATGGAAGAGAAGCCATATTAAAAGTGCATGCTTCCAAGAAAGAACTCCCTCTTGAAGTAGATGTTGACCTTAGTGACATTGCATCTATGACTACTGGTTTTACTGG GGCTGATCTTGCAAATCTGGTCAATGAAGCTGCTTTACTTGCTGGAAGGAAGAACAAAGTAGTTGTGGAGAAGATTGATTTCATTCATGCAGTGGAGCGGTCAATAGct GGCATTGAGAAAAAGACTGCCAAGTTACAAGGAAGTGAGAGGGGTGTGGTTGCACGTCATGAAGTTGGTCATGCAGTAGTAGGTACTGCAGTTGCTAACCTCCTTCCAAGACAACCACGCCCTGAG AAGTTAAGCATATTGCCAAGATCAGGAGGGGCATTAGGCTTTACTTATACACCTCCAACAAATGAGGACAGATATTTGCTCTTCATTGATGAATTACGTGGTCATTTGGTTACACTTCTTGGAGGACGTGCAGCAGAAGAAGTTGTGTATTCAGGTCGTGTCTCAACAGGTGCACTGGATGATATACGACGAGCTACTGACATGGCATATAAGGCAGTAGCAGAATATGGTCTTAATCAGACAATAGGGCCTGTGTCTCTAGCAACACTTTCTGGAGGTGGGATGGATGAGTATGGAATTGCTTCATGGGGAAGGGATCAG GGGCATCTTGTCGATCTTGTTCAAAAAGAGGTAAAAGTATTGTTGCAATCTGCCCTAGATGTAGCACTTTGTGTTGTTCGTGCTAATCCTACTGTCGTGGAAGGGCTTGGTGCCCATCTAGAAG AAAAGGAGAAAGTAGAAGGTGAGGAGCTGCAGAGGTGGTTAAAATTGGTAGTTGCTCCAAAAGAGCTCTCACTCTTCGTTAGAGGTGAGAAAGAGTCGCTTCTCCCGCAGCAGACTGGCTTGTGA
- the LOC110615978 gene encoding ATP-dependent zinc metalloprotease FTSH 9, chloroplastic isoform X4, translating to MSSMLETRRSITHTKFQANCTSNLCFVRCQSRVLLHNCSHRFVPNSTSFSSVVSSKTLLQGGGGSGVWGLGILRNQKAREYRILANTEDSDSTASSSEKRNENESEKVSNNPPNSGPKQRREKQGKSQWWSKKQSWKWQPLIQAQEIGVLLLQLGIVMLVMRLLRPGIPLPGSEPRQPTTFIGVPYSEFLNRINNNQVQKVEVDGLHIMFKLKNDGSNSYESSKVVSSKFQESESLLRSVSPTTKRIVYTTTRPIDIKTPYEKMLENQVEFGSPDRRSGGFLNFALIALFYMAVLAGLLHRFPVSFSQHPAGQIRNHKSGGSGGSKVAQLGETITFADVAGVDEAKEELEEIVVGLPGTGKTLLAKAVAGEAEVPFISCSASEFVELYVGMGASRVRDLFARAKKEAPSIIFIDEIDAVAKSRDGKFRIISNDEREQTLNQLLTEMDGFDSNSAVIVLGATNRSDVLDPALRRPGRFDRVVMVETPDRNGREAILKVHASKKELPLEVDVDLSDIASMTTGFTGADLANLVNEAALLAGRKNKVVVEKIDFIHAVERSIAGIEKKTAKLQGSERGVVARHEVGHAVVGTAVANLLPRQPRPEKLSILPRSGGALGFTYTPPTNEDRYLLFIDELRGHLVTLLGGRAAEEVVYSGRVSTGALDDIRRATDMAYKAVAEYGLNQTIGPVSLATLSGGGMDEYGIASWGRDQGHLVDLVQKEVKVLLQSALDVALCVVRANPTVVEGLGAHLEEKEKVEGEELQRWLKLVVAPKELSLFVRGEKESLLPQQTGL from the exons ATGTCATCAATGCTTGAAACTCGAAGGTCAATAACTCACACGAAGTTCCAAGCTAATTGCACCTCTAATTTATGCTTCGTCCGTTGCCAGTCTAGGGTACTTCTCCATAACTGTTCGCACCGTTTTGTTCCTAATTCGACGTCGTTTTCTTCGGTAGTTTCTTCCAAAACACTACTGCAAGGAGGCGGAGGGTCCGGTGTTTGGGGACTAGGTATTTTAAGGAACCAGAAGGCAAGAGAGTATAGAATTTTGGCTAACACTGAAGATAGTGATTCCACAGCAAGTTCCAGCGAGAAAAGGAACGAAAACGAAAGTGAGAAGGTCAGTAATAATCCGCCAAATTCGGGGCCAAAGCAGAGGAGAGAGAAGCAAGGGAAGAGTCAATGGTGGTCGAAGAAACAGAGCTGGAAATGGCAACCCTTGATTCAGGCGCAGGAAATCGGGGTTTTGCTTTTGCAATTAGGGATAGTTATGCTCGTAATGCGATTGCTTCGTCCTGGGATCCCTTTACCCGGGTCGGAACCGAGGCAACCGACGACTTTTATTGGCGTGCCTTACAGTGAGTTTTTGAACAGGATCAATAATAATCAAGTGCAGAAAGTGGAGGTTGATGGGTTGCATATcatgttcaaattgaaaaatgatGGGAGTAATAGTTATGAGAGTAGCAAAGTGGTCAGTAGTAAATTTCAGGAGTCGGAGTCTTTGTTGAGGAGTGTGTCACCTACTACAAAGAGGATTGTGTATACGACTACTCGACCGATTGATATCAAGACTCCCTATGAGAAAATGCTCGAGAATCAGGTGGAATTTGGATCCCCTGATAGGAGGTCCGGCGGATTCCTCAACTTCGCATTG ATAGCTTTATTCTATATGGCTGTGCTTGCAGGGCTTCTTCACCGGTTCCCTGTTAGCTTTTCACAG CATCCAGCTGGCCAAATTAGGAACCACAAGTCTGGAGGTTCTGGAGGTTCAAAAGTAGCACAGCTAGGAGAAACAATCACTTTTGCTGATGTTGCTGGTGTTGATGAAGCTAAAGAAGAGCTGGAAGAGATTGTG GTGGGGCTTCCTGGTACTGGTAAAACTCTTCTTGCAAAGGCTGTTGCTGGAGAAGCAGAAGTGCCATTTATTAGTTGTTCTGCAAGTGAATTTGTGGAATTATATGTTGGCATGGGCGCCTCCCGTGTGAGAGATCTCTTTGCTCGGGCAAAGAAAGAAGCACcatcaataatttttattgatgaG ATAGATGCTGTTGCAAAAAGTCGTGATGGAAAATTTCGCATTATCAGCAATGATGAACGGGAGCAAACTTTGAATCAGTTGCTCACT GAAATGGATGGGTTTGACAGCAACTCTGCTGTGATTGTTCTTGGTGCAACAAATAGATCAGATGTCTTAGATCCTGCACTTCGTCGTCCAGGAAGATTTGACCGTGTGGTTATG GTGGAAACACCTGATAGGAATGGAAGAGAAGCCATATTAAAAGTGCATGCTTCCAAGAAAGAACTCCCTCTTGAAGTAGATGTTGACCTTAGTGACATTGCATCTATGACTACTGGTTTTACTGG GGCTGATCTTGCAAATCTGGTCAATGAAGCTGCTTTACTTGCTGGAAGGAAGAACAAAGTAGTTGTGGAGAAGATTGATTTCATTCATGCAGTGGAGCGGTCAATAGct GGCATTGAGAAAAAGACTGCCAAGTTACAAGGAAGTGAGAGGGGTGTGGTTGCACGTCATGAAGTTGGTCATGCAGTAGTAGGTACTGCAGTTGCTAACCTCCTTCCAAGACAACCACGCCCTGAG AAGTTAAGCATATTGCCAAGATCAGGAGGGGCATTAGGCTTTACTTATACACCTCCAACAAATGAGGACAGATATTTGCTCTTCATTGATGAATTACGTGGTCATTTGGTTACACTTCTTGGAGGACGTGCAGCAGAAGAAGTTGTGTATTCAGGTCGTGTCTCAACAGGTGCACTGGATGATATACGACGAGCTACTGACATGGCATATAAGGCAGTAGCAGAATATGGTCTTAATCAGACAATAGGGCCTGTGTCTCTAGCAACACTTTCTGGAGGTGGGATGGATGAGTATGGAATTGCTTCATGGGGAAGGGATCAG GGGCATCTTGTCGATCTTGTTCAAAAAGAGGTAAAAGTATTGTTGCAATCTGCCCTAGATGTAGCACTTTGTGTTGTTCGTGCTAATCCTACTGTCGTGGAAGGGCTTGGTGCCCATCTAGAAG AAAAGGAGAAAGTAGAAGGTGAGGAGCTGCAGAGGTGGTTAAAATTGGTAGTTGCTCCAAAAGAGCTCTCACTCTTCGTTAGAGGTGAGAAAGAGTCGCTTCTCCCGCAGCAGACTGGCTTGTGA